The proteins below are encoded in one region of Clostridium fermenticellae:
- the spoIIGA gene encoding sigma-E processing peptidase SpoIIGA, whose translation MIVYIDVLILENVIVNFFLLYLTARTLKIEIKFVYIFISAVFGGMYTIVLVYPALFRFSSILFKLLAALIMVFIAFRCKELKLNFKILCIFILYSMVLAGMCMFIEYNNSIYENYFAIYDFSYKKLMISIMLIYMCIDRILIYVKDKKSINKFVFKVDIVLDNSVKTINAFLDTGNELREPATNLPVIVVEESIFKDIDLNVYDKFYIPYKVINGQSGVMKGIKPKCVVIHENDKSEKKDAIIAFCNKKLSEFNEYNALLSRSMTF comes from the coding sequence TTGATTGTATATATTGATGTTCTAATTCTGGAAAATGTAATAGTAAATTTTTTTTTGCTGTATTTGACTGCGAGAACTCTTAAAATAGAGATTAAATTTGTATATATATTTATTTCGGCTGTATTTGGAGGAATGTATACAATTGTACTTGTTTATCCTGCTCTATTTAGGTTCTCATCTATTTTATTTAAACTTCTTGCAGCGTTAATAATGGTATTTATAGCATTTAGATGTAAAGAGCTCAAATTGAATTTTAAAATTCTATGTATATTTATTTTATATTCTATGGTACTTGCAGGTATGTGTATGTTTATAGAATATAATAATTCTATTTATGAAAATTATTTTGCTATATATGATTTTTCATATAAAAAGCTTATGATATCAATTATGTTGATTTATATGTGTATAGATAGAATATTAATTTATGTGAAAGATAAGAAAAGTATTAATAAGTTTGTATTTAAAGTTGATATTGTACTAGATAATAGTGTGAAAACAATAAATGCTTTTTTAGATACAGGAAACGAATTGAGAGAACCAGCTACAAATTTACCTGTAATAGTTGTCGAAGAATCAATTTTTAAAGATATTGATTTAAATGTATATGACAAGTTTTATATACCGTACAAGGTAATTAATGGACAAAGTGGAGTTATGAAAGGAATAAAACCTAAATGTGTTGTTATACATGAGAATGATAAAAGTGAAAAAAAAGATGCTATAATTGCATTTTGCAATAAAAAATTAAGTGAATTTAATGAATATAATGCTTTGCTTTCAAGAAGCATGACATTCTAG
- the nrdR gene encoding transcriptional regulator NrdR: MKCPYCGYSESKVVDSRSTEDNMAIRRRRECLKCNKRYTTYEKIENIPILVIKKNMNREYFDRNKIINGLIKACQKRPVSRKEIENVAYKIEKRISNNMTTEISSKDIGEMIMESLKDLDEISYVRFASVYRQFKDVNTFMEEIKNLIAHK; this comes from the coding sequence GTGAAGTGCCCTTATTGTGGTTATAGTGAAAGCAAGGTAGTTGATTCTAGATCTACTGAAGACAATATGGCAATTAGAAGAAGGAGAGAGTGTCTAAAATGTAATAAGAGATACACTACTTATGAAAAGATTGAAAATATACCAATACTGGTAATAAAGAAAAATATGAATAGAGAGTATTTTGACAGAAATAAAATAATAAATGGATTAATAAAAGCATGTCAGAAAAGACCTGTTTCCAGAAAAGAAATTGAAAATGTAGCTTATAAAATAGAAAAACGAATAAGTAATAATATGACAACCGAAATTAGTTCAAAAGATATAGGTGAAATGATAATGGAAAGCTTGAAAGATCTTGATGAAATTTCGTATGTTAGATTTGCTTCTGTGTATAGACAGTTTAAAGATGTAAATACTTTTATGGAAGAAATAAAGAATTTAATTGCACACAAATAA
- the pgeF gene encoding peptidoglycan editing factor PgeF, with protein MKDFMVDGYKFIKVPFEGAEMVFSTAYNNLDFDRKKEVGMENIQNIKKWFDVNEVGFLSQIHSDKIINYDGKKHEADALITDKKNIAIGVFTADCVPVLLYDTEKHVSAAVHSGWRGTFSCIVYKTIEKMKNEYNCTCNNIAAVIGPHIHQCCYEVSDELIEKFVNNPMYKGVDIHDGRYLSMQNCIIHQLKLEDVKDIRNLDICTFCSKEYETHSYRKNQDGRMFSFIFLK; from the coding sequence ATGAAGGATTTTATGGTGGATGGATATAAATTCATAAAGGTACCTTTTGAGGGGGCCGAAATGGTATTTTCTACGGCATATAATAATTTGGACTTTGACAGAAAAAAAGAAGTTGGTATGGAGAATATACAGAATATAAAAAAATGGTTTGATGTGAATGAAGTTGGATTTTTAAGTCAAATTCATAGTGATAAAATCATAAATTATGATGGAAAAAAGCACGAAGCGGATGCACTTATAACCGATAAAAAAAATATAGCAATTGGAGTTTTTACTGCAGATTGTGTCCCGGTCTTATTATATGATACTGAAAAACATGTTTCAGCTGCAGTTCATAGTGGATGGAGAGGAACTTTCAGTTGTATAGTGTATAAAACTATTGAAAAGATGAAAAATGAATATAACTGCACCTGTAATAACATTGCAGCAGTTATTGGACCTCATATTCATCAGTGCTGCTATGAAGTAAGTGATGAACTTATAGAAAAATTCGTTAATAATCCAATGTATAAAGGCGTTGATATACATGATGGCAGGTACCTTAGTATGCAAAATTGTATTATACATCAACTTAAATTAGAAGATGTTAAAGATATAAGAAACTTAGATATATGCACTTTCTGTTCAAAGGAATATGAGACACATTCTTATAGAAAAAATCAGGATGGAAGGATGTTTTCTTTTATATTTCTTAAATAA
- the sigG gene encoding RNA polymerase sporulation sigma factor SigG, protein MTINKVEICGVNTAKLPVLKEKEMKKLLIQMKDGDESARDVFIKGNLRLVLSVIQRFNNRGENIDDLFQVGCIGLIKSIDNFDLSQNVKFSTYAVPMIIGEIKRYLRDNNSIRVSRSLRDIAYRALQVRDRLVGKNNKEPTISQIAKELDIPREEVVFALDAIQDPVSLFEPIYHDGGDAIYVMDQISDNKNGDDSWLENISIKEAMKKLNDREKLILNLRFFDGRTQMEVADEIGISQAQVSRLEKTALRHMRKYV, encoded by the coding sequence ATGACAATTAATAAAGTTGAAATTTGCGGAGTAAACACAGCAAAACTACCAGTTTTAAAAGAAAAAGAGATGAAAAAACTTTTAATCCAAATGAAAGATGGAGATGAAAGCGCTAGGGATGTTTTTATTAAAGGAAATCTAAGGTTGGTACTTAGTGTAATTCAGAGATTTAATAACAGAGGTGAAAATATTGATGACTTATTTCAAGTTGGATGTATAGGTCTTATAAAGTCAATAGACAATTTTGATTTAAGCCAAAATGTTAAGTTTTCGACCTATGCTGTACCAATGATAATTGGAGAGATAAAAAGGTATTTAAGGGATAACAATTCAATAAGAGTAAGCAGATCTTTGAGGGATATTGCTTATAGAGCCTTACAGGTTAGAGATCGACTGGTCGGAAAAAACAATAAGGAACCAACTATATCACAGATAGCCAAAGAACTTGATATTCCAAGAGAGGAAGTGGTTTTTGCATTAGATGCTATTCAGGATCCAGTATCATTATTTGAACCTATATATCATGATGGCGGAGATGCAATATATGTAATGGATCAAATAAGTGATAATAAGAATGGTGATGATAGCTGGCTTGAGAATATATCAATCAAGGAGGCTATGAAAAAATTGAATGATAGGGAAAAACTTATATTAAATTTAAGATTTTTTGACGGAAGGACTCAAATGGAAGTTGCAGACGAAATAGGGATATCCCAAGCTCAGGTTTCCAGATTGGAGAAAACAGCATTAAGACATATGAGGAAGTATGTGTAA
- a CDS encoding sensor histidine kinase: MKKKLMISMVTTLVFTLIIVTILFVVIENYEYIQNIKQNLKVNNQIIINVIKNNNDEYNSTLFTKSFNNDDIRETLIDKNGKVISDTVAKASSMENHNERYEVIEARKYGTGYSIRNSKTIGTKTLYFATAFDNGYVLRSAMTTQIIKGLESNYLKYYIMIVLLSVVVSIIFALKLSSGIVRPLKDLEVTTDRIATGRLDERVNIVTDDEIGQLGITFNNMAEKLQKTIEDAFDKQNKLEAILKSMDSGVIAVDKNLNIIMINPYAKEIFGIDNDIIGKKLLYNIRDFEFESILKEGSDEYKEIKILSPKERELRIKTADIINTSREKIGVVAVVQDVTDIKKLENMRSQFVANVSHELKTPLTSIKGFAETLRYVDDKLNKEKFLDIIDDEVNRLTRLIDDILTLSHIENDREEKNEKIDVNDIITDVFNLVRNLASKKNIKLEFIRDKRQILYGDKDRFKQMIINLVDNAIKYSNNGAEVSVTTKTVNGNCVIEVKDTGVGIPEEHIGSLFERFYRVDKARSRKQGGTGLGLAIVKHIIISFNGNIKVESKPGKGSKFIISIPLK; this comes from the coding sequence ATGAAAAAAAAATTAATGATTTCAATGGTCACAACACTAGTTTTTACATTAATTATAGTAACAATATTGTTTGTTGTAATTGAAAACTATGAATATATTCAAAATATAAAACAAAATCTTAAGGTAAATAATCAGATTATAATAAATGTAATTAAGAATAACAATGATGAGTATAATAGTACATTATTTACTAAAAGTTTTAACAATGATGATATACGTGAGACTCTTATAGATAAAAATGGTAAGGTTATAAGTGATACTGTGGCAAAGGCTTCAAGTATGGAAAATCATAATGAAAGATATGAAGTTATTGAAGCAAGGAAATATGGCACTGGTTATAGTATAAGAAACAGTAAAACAATTGGAACAAAGACTCTTTATTTTGCAACGGCGTTTGACAATGGATACGTTTTAAGAAGCGCTATGACAACTCAAATTATAAAGGGATTAGAAAGCAATTATTTAAAATATTATATAATGATAGTGCTGCTTTCTGTTGTGGTATCTATTATATTTGCTTTAAAATTATCAAGTGGCATAGTAAGACCACTTAAGGATTTAGAGGTTACAACTGATAGAATTGCAACTGGAAGACTTGATGAGAGGGTTAATATAGTAACTGATGATGAAATAGGCCAGCTTGGTATCACCTTTAATAATATGGCGGAAAAATTGCAAAAAACTATTGAAGATGCATTTGATAAACAAAATAAATTGGAAGCTATATTAAAAAGTATGGATAGTGGTGTTATAGCTGTAGATAAAAACCTTAATATTATAATGATAAATCCATATGCTAAAGAAATTTTTGGAATAGATAATGATATAATAGGCAAAAAATTATTGTACAATATAAGGGATTTCGAATTTGAAAGCATATTAAAGGAAGGTTCTGATGAATATAAAGAGATTAAGATACTTTCACCTAAGGAAAGAGAATTGAGAATAAAAACTGCTGATATAATAAATACGAGTAGAGAGAAAATAGGGGTTGTAGCAGTAGTTCAAGATGTCACAGATATAAAAAAATTGGAGAATATGAGGTCACAGTTTGTGGCAAATGTTTCACATGAACTCAAGACCCCGTTAACATCAATCAAAGGTTTCGCTGAGACATTGAGATATGTTGATGATAAATTAAATAAGGAGAAATTTTTAGATATAATAGACGATGAAGTAAATAGGCTCACAAGGCTGATAGATGATATACTTACGCTGTCACACATAGAGAATGATCGTGAAGAAAAAAATGAAAAGATAGATGTGAATGATATTATAACAGATGTTTTTAATCTTGTCAGAAATTTGGCAAGCAAGAAAAATATAAAACTTGAATTTATTAGAGATAAGAGGCAAATACTGTATGGCGATAAAGATAGATTCAAACAAATGATCATAAACTTAGTTGATAATGCTATAAAATATTCAAATAATGGTGCCGAAGTCAGCGTTACCACAAAAACTGTGAATGGCAATTGTGTAATAGAAGTAAAAGATACCGGGGTTGGTATACCAGAAGAACATATAGGAAGCTTGTTTGAAAGGTTTTATAGAGTTGATAAAGCAAGATCGAGGAAGCAGGGGGGAACAGGGCTTGGACTTGCTATAGTAAAACATATAATTATTTCGTTCAACGGAAATATAAAAGTAGAAAGCAAACCCGGAAAAGGAAGCAAATTTATTATATCAATCCCCTTAAAGTAA
- a CDS encoding YlmC/YmxH family sporulation protein, translated as MEENESLYSIANLKAMEVIDINTGTKIGFIKDFKVDCESNKVVSIIIPSSKISWFGKNDDIEIPWENISKIGVDVILVNGEEFILNNK; from the coding sequence ATGGAAGAGAACGAGAGTTTATATTCTATAGCAAATCTGAAGGCTATGGAGGTTATAGATATAAATACGGGGACTAAAATCGGATTTATAAAGGATTTTAAAGTAGATTGTGAATCAAATAAGGTAGTATCTATAATAATACCATCCAGCAAGATATCGTGGTTTGGGAAAAATGATGATATAGAAATTCCATGGGAAAATATATCTAAAATAGGTGTTGATGTTATATTGGTCAATGGAGAAGAATTTATATTGAATAATAAATAA
- a CDS encoding response regulator transcription factor, protein MSSEKILIVDDEEHICELLKFNLQNSGYKTLVSNNGVDALKIVKQQMPDLVLLDLMLPGMDGYDVCKEIRKSLDISIIMITAKGEEFDKVLGLELGADDYITKPFSIRELLARVKAVLRRASSEKIDKSFVFGNIVVNFEKHDITRKGLKLDLTLKEFELLEILIKNRGKVMTRDFLLDKIWGYEYVGETRTVDVHIRHLRQKVEEDDKNPRYIETIRGVGYRFNQEN, encoded by the coding sequence ATGTCATCAGAAAAAATACTGATAGTAGATGATGAGGAACATATATGCGAGCTTTTAAAATTTAATTTACAAAATAGTGGATATAAAACCCTTGTATCAAATAACGGGGTAGATGCACTAAAAATAGTTAAACAGCAAATGCCAGATCTTGTATTATTAGATTTAATGCTTCCTGGTATGGATGGATATGATGTATGCAAAGAGATAAGAAAGAGTCTGGATATATCAATAATAATGATAACAGCAAAAGGAGAGGAATTTGATAAAGTACTTGGTCTTGAACTTGGAGCTGATGATTATATTACAAAACCCTTTTCAATAAGAGAATTGTTAGCTAGGGTTAAAGCTGTGCTAAGAAGGGCATCATCTGAAAAAATAGATAAATCATTTGTTTTTGGTAATATAGTTGTTAATTTTGAAAAACATGATATAACTAGAAAAGGGTTAAAATTGGATTTAACTCTAAAGGAATTTGAGTTACTGGAGATTTTAATAAAAAATCGAGGAAAGGTTATGACTAGGGATTTTTTACTTGATAAAATATGGGGATATGAATATGTTGGAGAAACTAGAACCGTAGATGTTCATATAAGACATTTACGCCAAAAAGTAGAAGAGGATGATAAAAATCCTAGATATATAGAGACCATTAGAGGAGTTGGATATAGATTTAATCAAGAAAATTGA
- the sigE gene encoding RNA polymerase sporulation sigma factor SigE: protein MLKLKIVANRILAKLKIFVKDIYYIGGNDVLPPPLSKKEEDDLVSKLVSGDESVRSTLIERNLRLVVYIARKFENTGVNVEDLVSVGTIGLIKAVNTFDPEKKIKLATYASRCIENEILMYLRRNSKVKAEISFYEPLNVDWDGNELLLSDILGTDNDVVYNLIEDEVDKQLLTIAMKKLNDREKEIVNLRFGLNGKIEKTQKEVADMLGISQSYISRLEKRIIKRLKKEINKML from the coding sequence ATGTTAAAATTAAAAATAGTTGCAAACAGAATACTTGCAAAATTAAAAATTTTTGTTAAAGATATTTACTATATAGGGGGAAATGATGTTTTGCCGCCTCCACTTAGTAAAAAAGAAGAAGACGATTTAGTAAGCAAACTTGTATCAGGTGATGAAAGTGTACGTTCTACACTTATAGAAAGAAATTTAAGATTAGTTGTTTACATAGCCAGGAAATTCGAAAATACTGGTGTAAATGTTGAAGATTTAGTTTCAGTTGGTACCATAGGTCTCATAAAAGCAGTAAATACATTTGATCCGGAAAAGAAAATTAAACTCGCTACATATGCTTCAAGATGCATAGAAAATGAAATACTTATGTATCTAAGAAGAAATAGTAAAGTTAAAGCGGAAATATCATTTTATGAACCATTGAATGTGGATTGGGATGGAAATGAACTATTACTTTCGGACATTCTAGGTACAGATAATGATGTAGTTTATAATTTGATTGAAGATGAAGTTGACAAGCAACTGCTTACCATAGCTATGAAAAAATTAAATGACAGAGAAAAAGAAATAGTAAACTTAAGATTTGGTTTAAACGGCAAAATTGAAAAAACTCAAAAGGAAGTAGCTGATATGCTTGGTATATCTCAATCATATATTTCTAGGCTTGAAAAAAGAATAATAAAAAGACTAAAGAAAGAAATAAATAAAATGTTATAG